The window TGTACCAATGGCTGTTATTAATTTTTTCATCTGTGTTTTAATTTTTTGTGATTTCCATAAACCAGTCTTCAAGACCTGCATTATTTCTGATCTCAAAGATCTCGGCATGATTCAGAACCAGGTTTTTGATAAGAGTGGCAATATGTTCTTTAGATTCTGCAGTGATTTCTATGGTACTCTCATTGATGATTTTAGGAGAATAATGCTCCGGAATTTCAGTGATAAAATGGGAGGCATTGTTGATTCCTATTCTGATATGATTGTATCTGTAAAGCTCATTAAGATCCTGTATGCTTCCCGTAAATCGTATTTCACCATGAGAAATAATGGCAAGGTGGGTGATCATTTTTTCAATTTCCTGAAGCAGATGGCTGGAAATAAAAATAGTAACCCCTTCCTCCTTGTTAAGTTTTATCAAGAGTTCCCTCATTTCCAGCATTCCATTGGGATCAAGACCATTTACAGGCTCATCCAGAATCAACAAATCTGGTTTTCCAAGTAAAGTCATGGCAATAGAAAGTCTTTGCTTCATTCCCAAGGAATACTTCTTCATTTTCATTTTTCTGCTTTCCCAAAGACCTACGAGATGCAAAACCCTTTCACATTCTGATTCGGGTAAGTTTCGAAGCCTGGAAATGATAATAAGATTATCCCATCCGGAAAGATGGTCATAAAATGCTGCTGTATCAATCAGACTTCCGATTTTTTGAAATCCTTCCGGATAGAGATCAGATAAATCTTTGTCAAAAATCCGGATGGCATGGTTATCATCAGGAATACTGCCGATCAGCATTTTCATAGTTGTAGATTTTCCAGCCCCATTGGCTCCCAGGAATCCAAAAATACTTCCCTTCGGAACTGAAAGATCAATATTTTTCAGAATCAGCTGATGGGGAGTAAACCCGTAATTTAGATTTCGAATACTAATTAAATTTTCCATATATATTGCGTTGATGAGAGGTAAGAAATAAAAAAAGACTTTCTGTAGTTACAAAAAGTCTTATATAGGTATGAAATAACGGTTACTTTGTTACACGAGGTTTATAACCGGATTCGTTAAAAATTTGAGTAGCATCCATTTTCAGAAAGGCTGTCAGTTTCGTTTCAGGCTTTTCTTTAAGATAGGCTTTACAGATCTGCCATCCTGTGAAAATTCCGATTTGAGGGGAGGATTCATTATCTATTTCAGTATAGAATTTTGAGAATGGTCCCGGAGCAATAAAACGTTCTCCCAATCTTGGGTCGTCTCCAAATAGCAAATTGCTTTCTACAAAATAATTCCAGATATTGGCTTCATTGTAAGCAGCCCATTCATACTGTTTCTTTGTATAATTCATTTTCAGATAATCTGGAAAATCAGGAAGAAAGGCATCCTGAAGAATCATTACTTTTCCGTTCAGGATAACCTGATCTATGAATTTCTGATGGTCCGGTGACTCCGTTACAATATTCTCTGCAAAAAGAAGAGAAACTTTAGGAACAATATTTTGTGGATTCATCGATTTCTGGAAGTAAAGCTCAAGGCCTTTGTAATGAGCATTGCCATCACCCATAAAACCGGTAATATCTATGAATAGAAGATTTCCTTTTTCATCATAGAAGATAGGATCCTGAACCATCTGTAAGGCTGATGAAAACAGATATACTTTTGGGCTTTTAAACTGTGGGAAATAATGTTTGATATGGGCAAATAAATCCTGAAGCTCTTTCTGCAATTTAGCCTGATCTATTTTACCAATAGCTTCTTTATAGATCTTAATTTCTTCCGCATCAGTTCTTCTTTTGGAGAAATCAGCATCAGAAACGGTTCCCTGAAACCATGGAAACTGAGCTTTAAACTGATCCAAAGGAATATTAGGGTTATAAAGTTCTTTGGAAATGTCTGTCATTTCAATTTTTTCGGTAGTATCTTTTACCTCTATTTTCCACTGGTTTTCAGGTTCTTTTTTACAGGAATTCAATCCTACAGCTAAAATAGAAGAAAGGGCGATATATCTGAAAATCTTCATTATTTTTACATTAAGTTTACAAAAATAAGGATTAAATGGACATTTCATGATGAAAATTAAAATATTTACAGCATTCATCGGTATTTTCGGGTTTGTTTTTTTAGAAGGCCAGAACCTTGAGTTTAAAGATAAAAACCTGGAAAAGGCTATCATTGAAAACTATGATCAGAATAAAGACGGAACGATCAGCCAGCTTGAAGCAGAAGCAATTAATAATCTCTTTCTGGTTGAAAAAGGGATTACTTCTACGGAGGATCTTCATTTCTTTAAAAACGTGAAAATGATAGTCTTGGATGATAATGTTATATCTTCAATCGTCCTGCAAGATATGGACAAGCTAAACCTGTTTTCGTGTACCGGATGCAAAGTAACTTCCTTTAAAGCCGAAAACCTAAGAAACCTTACTTCTTTATATCTGGATAATAATAGCCTGGATAATATTTCCCTTAAGGCAACACCCAAAATTGATCAATTAACATTATCTTTAAATCAGCTAAAAACAATAGATCTTTCCCAGCTTAAAAACTTAAGGAGATTGAATGTAGAACACAACAAGATCCGGAAAATTGATATTTCCGGAAACCCTGCCTTACAGACTTTAAATGTAGGCGGAAATAAAATGGATGATTCGGACATAAAGAAAGCTGTAAAAGCGAATGTAACAATTTTTGGAATCAATGACCCAAACTAATACTATGAAAATAGAAACTCAAAGACTGATTTTAAGAAAACTAGAAGATACTGATTTTGAAAGGATGTTCCTTATGGATTCTGATCCTAAGGTAATGAAATACCTTGGGCCGCCAGTGGAAAGCAGAGAAGAATCGAAGGAAATCATCAAAATGATCCAAAAGCAATATGAAGAAAATGGAGTAGGAAGGCTGGCCGTTATTGAAAAAGAAAGCGGATTGCTGATTGGCTGGTGCGGTTTAAAACTATTAAAAGAACCTATCAACGGATATGTAGAAACCTTAGATTTGGGATATCGGTTTATTCCGGAATTCTGGGGCAAAGGATATGCCTGGGAAGCAGCGAAAGCAACTCTTGATTACGGCTTTAATGAATTGAAGGCAAGTTCTATATACGCTTTTGCAGATTCTGAGAATACAGGCTCTAAATATATCCTGAATAAAATGGGTTTTGAAAACACCGGCGAATTTGAAGACTCGGGAGTTAAATGCTTTTGGTATGAGTTGAAACGTGAAAAATATCTTTAGTATATAATGATAACAATAAGGCAAGAAGAGATAAAAGACTATGAGGAGGTTTTTAAATTGACGGAAGAAGCTTTTAGGGAGATGGAACATAGTGATCATCAGGAACATTTTCTTGTTGAAAAGTTAAGGAAATCTGACGCATTTATTCCTGAGCTGTCATTAGTAGCGGAAGATGAGAATGGAATCATTGCCGGACATATTTTGTTTACAAAACTTATGATTGAAAATGAATCAGAAATTTTTGAATCATTAGCTTTGGCCCCTGTTTCCGTAAAACCTGAGTTTCAAAATCAGGGAATTGGAGGTCAATTAATTCGTGAAGGACATCTTATGGCTCAAAAGCTGGGATACCAATCGGTGATTTTAATTGGACATGAAAAGTATTATCCAAAGTTTGGTTACGAAAAAACAAGTAATTTTGGAATTTCATTTCCGTTTGAAATTCCGGAAGAAAACGGAATGGCCATTGAACTGATAAAAGGAGGATTAAAAAATAAAAAAGGGATGGTGAAATATCCCAAAGAATTTGGAATAGACTAAAAAAATATAAACGATGCAGACACAGAAAGTGATAGATCATATTGTTGGCTGGTTAAAAGAGTATGCCACAAAAGCCAGAGTAAATGGATATGTAATTGGAGTTTCCGGAGGAGTGGATTCCGGAGTGGTTTCTACTCTTGCCGCCATGACCGGATTAAAAACATTATTGATCGAAATGCCAATCCGTCAGAAAGCGGACCAGGTAGACAGAGCACAGGATCATATGAATGATCTGAAATCCAGATTTTCAAACGTGGAAATAATGTCTGTTGATTTAACACCGGCTTTTGAAGAACTTTACAAAACCTTTGATGTAAAGGATGATCTGTATCCAAACGAAAAACTGGCATTTGCGAATACAAGATCCCGTTTGAGAATGCTTACGCTCTATTATTACGGTCAGATTAACGGACTTTTAGTGTGTGGAACCGGAAATAAAGTGGAAGATTTCGGAATTGGATTTTATACCAAATATGGAGATGGCGGTGTAGACGTATCTCCAATTGGAGACCTTTATAAAACAGAAGTATATGCTTTAGCAAAAGGATTAAATCTGATTAAAAGTATTCAGGAAGCGATTCCTACAGATGGCCTTTGGGATGTAGACCGTACCGATGAGCAGCAAATAGGGGCTACGTATCCGGAATTGGAAAAAATTCAGAAAGAATATGGAACCAAAACAGCAGATGACTATGAAGGAAGAGATAAAGAAGTATTCCAAATCTTTGACAGGATGCATAAGGCTGCAAAACATAAGATGGAGCCTATCCCTGTTTGTGATATTCCTGAAGATTGGAGAGAATCATAAATAGAATGTACTCCTTTAGCCATGTAATAGATTATTCATCATTGTTACATGGCTAGACCGTATATTGTTACATTAAACCATTTACTATGAACAGCAGAATAAGAGCCGTTTTTTTTATATGCCTGGGCCTTCTTTTCGGAATGTCTGTGATGTATATCTATAATAATTTTATTAAAAGGAAAGATCATCCATCTTCAGCTAAAACAGAGACTGTAAATTACGGAAGTACTTCTACAGAGGATCAGTATACGACCGGAAATTCATCAGTACAGGTTTCTATTGAAAAGCTGACTGAAGAAAAAACAGTAATCAGTTACGTAAAACAAAACCATAGACTTCCGGATTACTATATTACAAAAAGTGAAGCCAGAAAGCAAGGCTGGAATCCTTCCAAAGGAAATCTTTGTGAAGCTCTTCCAGGAAAAGCTATTGGTGGAGATAAATTCGGTAATAGAGAAGGAAGACTTCCTGATGGTGATAAGTATTTTGAAGCTGATGTCAATTACCATTGCGGTGAAAGAAATGCAGACCGGATTATTTATACCCAGAATGGAGATGTTTATCTTACCAAAAATCATTATAAAAGTTTTGAAAAACAGTAATAGTCATTGCTTCGCCTCTTCTGAACTGCGTTCGCAGACCTTCAGTCTGTTCGCAATGACTAAAGTATAATTTGTATTTAAACGAGAAGAAGTAGTAATTTTGAAAAATAATAGTTTTGCTTATTTACTATTTTTATTTCTGATGTTCTCATGCTCGGAAAAACAAAAAACGGAAAAACAACCGGAACAAAAGGCCACAGTAACCATACTCATTCAGCCCTTCAGAGATATACAATCTGAAAAAGTAAAAGCTGTGGCTGAAGGAATAAAAAAAGTGTATCCTAATGTTGAGGTGCTTGAAGCGATAGACTTTCCCGGAAATGCTTATTATAAGGAAAGAAACCGCTATAGAGCGGATTCAATCATCAAGTTTTTGAATACTA of the Chryseobacterium capnotolerans genome contains:
- a CDS encoding ABC transporter ATP-binding protein encodes the protein MENLISIRNLNYGFTPHQLILKNIDLSVPKGSIFGFLGANGAGKSTTMKMLIGSIPDDNHAIRIFDKDLSDLYPEGFQKIGSLIDTAAFYDHLSGWDNLIIISRLRNLPESECERVLHLVGLWESRKMKMKKYSLGMKQRLSIAMTLLGKPDLLILDEPVNGLDPNGMLEMRELLIKLNKEEGVTIFISSHLLQEIEKMITHLAIISHGEIRFTGSIQDLNELYRYNHIRIGINNASHFITEIPEHYSPKIINESTIEITAESKEHIATLIKNLVLNHAEIFEIRNNAGLEDWFMEITKN
- a CDS encoding gliding motility protein GldB; translation: MKIFRYIALSSILAVGLNSCKKEPENQWKIEVKDTTEKIEMTDISKELYNPNIPLDQFKAQFPWFQGTVSDADFSKRRTDAEEIKIYKEAIGKIDQAKLQKELQDLFAHIKHYFPQFKSPKVYLFSSALQMVQDPIFYDEKGNLLFIDITGFMGDGNAHYKGLELYFQKSMNPQNIVPKVSLLFAENIVTESPDHQKFIDQVILNGKVMILQDAFLPDFPDYLKMNYTKKQYEWAAYNEANIWNYFVESNLLFGDDPRLGERFIAPGPFSKFYTEIDNESSPQIGIFTGWQICKAYLKEKPETKLTAFLKMDATQIFNESGYKPRVTK
- a CDS encoding leucine-rich repeat domain-containing protein, coding for MMKIKIFTAFIGIFGFVFLEGQNLEFKDKNLEKAIIENYDQNKDGTISQLEAEAINNLFLVEKGITSTEDLHFFKNVKMIVLDDNVISSIVLQDMDKLNLFSCTGCKVTSFKAENLRNLTSLYLDNNSLDNISLKATPKIDQLTLSLNQLKTIDLSQLKNLRRLNVEHNKIRKIDISGNPALQTLNVGGNKMDDSDIKKAVKANVTIFGINDPN
- a CDS encoding GNAT family N-acetyltransferase, with product MKIETQRLILRKLEDTDFERMFLMDSDPKVMKYLGPPVESREESKEIIKMIQKQYEENGVGRLAVIEKESGLLIGWCGLKLLKEPINGYVETLDLGYRFIPEFWGKGYAWEAAKATLDYGFNELKASSIYAFADSENTGSKYILNKMGFENTGEFEDSGVKCFWYELKREKYL
- a CDS encoding GNAT family N-acetyltransferase; the encoded protein is MITIRQEEIKDYEEVFKLTEEAFREMEHSDHQEHFLVEKLRKSDAFIPELSLVAEDENGIIAGHILFTKLMIENESEIFESLALAPVSVKPEFQNQGIGGQLIREGHLMAQKLGYQSVILIGHEKYYPKFGYEKTSNFGISFPFEIPEENGMAIELIKGGLKNKKGMVKYPKEFGID
- the nadE gene encoding NAD(+) synthase; its protein translation is MQTQKVIDHIVGWLKEYATKARVNGYVIGVSGGVDSGVVSTLAAMTGLKTLLIEMPIRQKADQVDRAQDHMNDLKSRFSNVEIMSVDLTPAFEELYKTFDVKDDLYPNEKLAFANTRSRLRMLTLYYYGQINGLLVCGTGNKVEDFGIGFYTKYGDGGVDVSPIGDLYKTEVYALAKGLNLIKSIQEAIPTDGLWDVDRTDEQQIGATYPELEKIQKEYGTKTADDYEGRDKEVFQIFDRMHKAAKHKMEPIPVCDIPEDWRES
- a CDS encoding ribonuclease domain-containing protein; this encodes MNSRIRAVFFICLGLLFGMSVMYIYNNFIKRKDHPSSAKTETVNYGSTSTEDQYTTGNSSVQVSIEKLTEEKTVISYVKQNHRLPDYYITKSEARKQGWNPSKGNLCEALPGKAIGGDKFGNREGRLPDGDKYFEADVNYHCGERNADRIIYTQNGDVYLTKNHYKSFEKQ